Proteins encoded in a region of the Paenibacillus sp. E222 genome:
- a CDS encoding Asp23/Gls24 family envelope stress response protein, whose amino-acid sequence MAEQLQLEGGNIRIADDVVAKIAGMAAMETPGIAAMSGGLSEGWAKRLSGKNVQKGVGVEVGQLEAAIDLRIIVLYETPIHEVSRMLQQNVREAVETMTGLRVVEVNVKVEGVSFRGDDL is encoded by the coding sequence ATGGCAGAACAACTTCAACTAGAGGGCGGAAATATCCGGATTGCCGATGACGTAGTGGCGAAAATTGCCGGAATGGCTGCGATGGAGACACCCGGAATTGCCGCAATGTCTGGAGGATTGTCAGAGGGCTGGGCGAAGCGCCTGAGCGGTAAAAACGTACAGAAAGGCGTAGGCGTGGAGGTCGGCCAGCTGGAAGCAGCCATTGACCTGCGCATCATCGTCCTGTACGAGACACCGATTCATGAAGTTTCCCGCATGCTCCAGCAGAACGTAAGAGAAGCGGTAGAGACCATGACCGGGTTACGTGTTGTTGAAGTCAATGTAAAGGTAGAAGGCGTATCTTTCAGAGGCGACGATCTGTAA
- the ftsW gene encoding putative lipid II flippase FtsW: MKQQTAQTKTKRGTPDFQLLILTLLLVGFGLVMVFSSSSSIAIANKSFNNDALFFTKKQLMWAVIGLVGMFFAMNIRFNKYKKLYAPFFLLTTVLLLIVLVAGKKVNGARSWIEIIGFSVQPAEFAKIAIILYLAALITKKGERFRDLRTGYIPVLVIVGFIAGLIMLQPDFGTCFILVSTCGLVIYAGGASMKHIMGSILLVVLGAALALGANALFSSMSSSDTADSTTTTEATQNYKIGRIQAFLDPLSDKTGGSLNLYRSLVAIGDGGITGSGIGQGTMKLHYLPNAYNDFIFSVIGEELGFVGTALFLLVYLYFIWRGIIVSLRCPDPFGTLVGIGIMGLIAIQAFINIGGVTQTIPVTGVTLPFISYGGTSLFVMMVAMGILLSISRTNNLDVIKEEKTKSVTVQTQTRTSPALRSRESIRRIR; encoded by the coding sequence ATGAAACAACAAACGGCCCAAACGAAAACGAAGAGAGGCACGCCGGATTTTCAACTGCTAATCCTCACTTTATTGTTGGTGGGCTTTGGACTGGTGATGGTGTTCAGCTCCAGTTCCAGCATTGCAATTGCAAATAAAAGTTTTAACAATGATGCCCTGTTCTTCACGAAAAAACAACTTATGTGGGCGGTTATCGGTTTAGTGGGCATGTTTTTTGCCATGAATATCCGATTTAACAAATACAAAAAACTTTATGCACCCTTTTTCTTACTTACCACGGTATTGCTACTAATTGTATTAGTTGCAGGCAAGAAGGTAAACGGTGCCCGAAGCTGGATTGAAATTATCGGCTTCAGTGTCCAACCTGCGGAATTTGCCAAAATCGCCATTATTTTGTACCTCGCTGCACTGATTACCAAAAAAGGGGAACGGTTCAGGGATCTTAGGACAGGATATATTCCTGTGCTGGTCATTGTCGGATTCATTGCAGGACTGATTATGCTGCAACCGGATTTTGGTACCTGCTTCATTCTGGTTTCGACGTGCGGTCTAGTCATTTATGCGGGTGGAGCAAGTATGAAACACATTATGGGTTCCATTTTGCTCGTAGTGTTGGGAGCAGCATTAGCACTTGGAGCGAATGCCCTTTTTTCTTCCATGTCTTCTTCAGATACTGCAGATAGCACCACAACTACGGAAGCTACACAGAACTACAAAATTGGGCGCATTCAGGCATTTCTTGATCCTTTATCCGACAAAACAGGCGGAAGTCTTAATCTCTATCGTTCCCTTGTTGCAATCGGGGATGGAGGCATCACCGGCTCCGGGATCGGACAAGGTACGATGAAGCTGCATTATTTGCCCAATGCCTATAACGACTTCATTTTCTCCGTCATTGGGGAAGAGCTTGGCTTTGTTGGAACTGCCTTGTTCCTGTTGGTCTACCTTTACTTCATCTGGCGAGGCATTATCGTCTCCCTTCGCTGTCCCGATCCATTTGGGACGCTGGTTGGTATTGGTATTATGGGATTAATTGCAATCCAGGCCTTTATCAACATTGGGGGCGTCACCCAGACCATTCCGGTGACAGGGGTTACCCTTCCGTTCATCAGTTATGGCGGTACCTCACTCTTTGTGATGATGGTGGCCATGGGTATCTTGCTCAGCATCTCGCGTACCAATAATTTGGACGTTATCAAGGAAGAGAAAACGAAGTCGGTGACAGTTCAGACACAGACTCGTACCTCTCCCGCACTTCGTTCACGTGAATCCATCCGTCGAATTCGGTAA
- a CDS encoding YugN family protein gives MIFENTGLDGLKSDLAYLDESAEKVGFVRWQWEYYRATYDYKIEDEQTKSEYFVRINTRAIDGKLEKPDTVLAVEAVYLGKATFPHGLDYDSTVPQPVVKLAAQKLQQLKELLEA, from the coding sequence ATGATTTTTGAGAATACAGGCTTGGATGGCTTGAAGAGCGACTTGGCATACCTGGATGAGAGCGCCGAGAAAGTCGGATTTGTCCGGTGGCAATGGGAATATTATCGTGCTACATATGACTACAAAATTGAAGATGAACAAACCAAATCGGAATACTTTGTACGTATTAATACCCGTGCGATCGATGGCAAACTCGAAAAACCGGATACGGTTCTCGCAGTTGAAGCTGTTTATCTTGGAAAAGCAACCTTTCCGCATGGTCTGGATTATGACTCTACCGTACCGCAGCCAGTCGTGAAGCTGGCGGCCCAAAAATTACAGCAGCTTAAAGAACTGCTGGAAGCTTAG
- a CDS encoding M20 family metallopeptidase: MTNNIWWNDLQIHMVEWRRHLHRNPEVSFHEEKTSSFVAGMLESFGVEVRRHVGGHGVIGTLRGDKPGPVVMLRADMDALPIQDEKDVEYASQQAGAMHACGHDGHISILLGTALYFSRHKHEIKGEIRFLFQPAEELLPGGALKVIADGGLEGVDVIYGIHLWTPLPVGVAASTPGPMMAAADDFYIEIKGKGGHGGMPQSTVDSLVAGSALVMQLQTVVSRSVDPLRPAVLTIGTMQAGSAQNIIAELCKMTGTVRTFDEETRSIMKERMHTIVAQTGEIYGAETKLNYIMGYPPVVNDEQETARFFKEAVDVFGADHVQKSPMLMPAEDFAYYLQQIPGCFMFVGAGNPEKNAIYPHHHPKFDFDEDAMQNAVKLFIAMAKGYTAE; the protein is encoded by the coding sequence ATGACAAATAATATATGGTGGAATGACCTGCAAATCCACATGGTAGAATGGCGTCGTCATCTTCATCGGAATCCTGAGGTTTCCTTTCATGAGGAGAAGACATCCTCTTTTGTAGCGGGTATGCTGGAGAGCTTTGGCGTTGAAGTGAGACGACACGTTGGCGGACACGGGGTTATAGGTACCCTTCGTGGGGACAAGCCGGGACCTGTCGTTATGCTTCGTGCGGATATGGATGCACTTCCGATCCAGGACGAGAAGGACGTTGAATATGCATCACAACAAGCAGGAGCCATGCATGCCTGCGGCCATGATGGTCACATATCCATTTTGCTGGGCACGGCATTGTACTTCAGTCGTCATAAACATGAGATCAAGGGTGAGATTCGCTTTTTGTTCCAACCTGCAGAAGAATTACTTCCAGGTGGGGCGCTCAAGGTCATTGCAGACGGCGGACTGGAAGGGGTAGATGTCATCTATGGTATTCATCTGTGGACCCCGCTTCCTGTAGGCGTGGCAGCAAGTACTCCGGGGCCGATGATGGCAGCGGCAGATGACTTTTATATTGAGATCAAAGGAAAAGGTGGACATGGCGGCATGCCGCAATCCACAGTGGACAGCCTGGTGGCTGGCTCCGCCCTTGTAATGCAATTGCAGACGGTTGTCAGTCGTTCAGTGGACCCTTTGCGTCCCGCAGTATTGACGATTGGCACAATGCAGGCGGGGTCAGCGCAGAATATTATCGCCGAGTTATGCAAAATGACGGGTACGGTGAGAACCTTCGATGAAGAGACACGCAGTATCATGAAAGAACGTATGCATACGATTGTGGCTCAGACCGGAGAGATTTACGGTGCCGAGACGAAGTTGAACTATATTATGGGATATCCTCCTGTTGTGAATGATGAGCAGGAAACGGCACGATTCTTCAAGGAAGCGGTGGATGTATTTGGCGCAGACCATGTACAGAAATCACCGATGCTGATGCCGGCTGAAGATTTCGCTTATTACTTGCAGCAGATTCCTGGCTGCTTTATGTTTGTCGGAGCAGGCAACCCGGAGAAGAATGCCATCTATCCGCATCATCATCCCAAGTTTGACTTTGATGAGGATGCCATGCAGAATGCGGTGAAACTATTTATAGCAATGGCTAAAGGATATACAGCCGAATGA
- a CDS encoding DNA repair helicase XPB: MEKTDACIVQRDFTVLLEVGHHGFDQARAQLGMYAELVKTPAAFHTYRITALSLWNAAALGWSADQVIASLEYVSRWNVPAALIQDIQRIIHQYGKLQLRPEANHGRMRLVSEDERLLDELSSMKTISAFRMERVDPHELMLGGEQRGLLKRELTRLGYPVLDYAGYREGTSLPFEWRANTLGDSSDGFRLRPYQRDAVDAFEGSEGMGGSGLLVLPCGAGKTVIGMAVLERLQCECLILTSNTTSVRQWIQELQDKTTITSEQIGEYSGQKKQVKPVTVATYQILTHRKSKDADFTHIKLLSERQWGLIIYDEVHLLPAPVFRATADIQATRRLGLTATLVREDGCEQDVFSLIGPKLYDMPWKELEQQGWIANVECQEIRIPFTPELRSNYLEAEVKHQFRLAAENPAKLAVIKRILDHHEGMPALVIGQYLDQLESIAREIEAPLISGTMSQQERVKWFAAFRRGEIKTIVVSKVANFAVDLPDAAVALEISGSFGSRQEEAQRLGRILRPKSGKNKAYFYALVSEDSKEQEFALRRQMFLVEQGYEYKIVHELQ, from the coding sequence ATGGAAAAAACGGACGCCTGCATTGTCCAGCGTGATTTTACAGTATTGCTTGAAGTGGGCCATCATGGATTTGACCAAGCCCGAGCTCAATTAGGGATGTATGCCGAACTGGTGAAGACACCCGCGGCTTTTCATACCTATCGTATCACTGCATTATCGTTGTGGAATGCGGCTGCACTCGGATGGAGTGCTGATCAAGTGATAGCAAGTCTGGAATACGTGTCTCGTTGGAATGTTCCTGCCGCCCTGATTCAGGATATCCAGAGAATTATCCATCAATATGGGAAGCTTCAACTGAGGCCAGAAGCGAATCATGGGAGAATGCGTCTCGTGAGTGAAGACGAACGATTGCTGGATGAATTAAGCAGTATGAAGACCATCTCGGCTTTTCGAATGGAACGTGTCGATCCCCATGAGCTTATGCTTGGCGGTGAGCAACGCGGATTGTTGAAGCGGGAATTGACCCGTTTGGGTTATCCGGTGCTGGATTATGCGGGATATCGAGAAGGAACAAGTCTGCCGTTCGAATGGCGAGCTAATACGCTAGGCGACAGTTCTGATGGCTTCCGGTTGCGCCCGTACCAACGAGATGCTGTGGATGCTTTTGAAGGTAGCGAAGGCATGGGAGGAAGTGGTCTGCTTGTTCTTCCCTGCGGTGCAGGCAAAACGGTTATTGGGATGGCTGTATTAGAGCGTTTACAATGTGAATGCCTTATCTTGACCTCGAATACCACATCCGTGCGTCAATGGATTCAGGAATTGCAGGATAAAACAACGATAACGAGTGAACAGATTGGTGAGTATTCCGGTCAGAAAAAACAGGTGAAACCTGTGACCGTGGCTACTTATCAGATTCTTACACATCGAAAATCGAAAGATGCTGATTTTACTCATATCAAATTGCTTAGTGAACGTCAGTGGGGACTTATCATTTATGATGAGGTCCATCTGCTGCCAGCACCTGTATTTCGGGCTACTGCAGATATTCAGGCTACGAGAAGACTGGGATTGACAGCAACATTGGTGCGTGAGGATGGCTGTGAACAGGATGTGTTTTCACTAATTGGTCCGAAACTATATGACATGCCATGGAAAGAATTGGAACAGCAAGGCTGGATTGCTAATGTAGAATGTCAGGAAATACGCATCCCGTTTACTCCTGAACTACGATCAAACTATTTGGAAGCAGAGGTGAAACATCAATTTCGCCTTGCAGCGGAAAATCCGGCCAAATTAGCTGTGATCAAACGGATATTGGACCATCATGAGGGGATGCCAGCGCTTGTCATCGGACAGTATTTGGATCAGCTTGAGAGCATTGCCCGGGAAATTGAAGCGCCGCTCATATCGGGTACGATGTCGCAGCAAGAGCGAGTGAAATGGTTTGCAGCGTTCCGGCGTGGTGAGATCAAAACGATTGTAGTATCCAAAGTTGCCAATTTTGCCGTAGACTTGCCGGATGCTGCTGTTGCACTTGAAATATCCGGAAGTTTCGGTTCAAGGCAGGAAGAAGCCCAGCGATTGGGTCGGATCTTAAGGCCGAAGTCCGGAAAAAATAAAGCTTATTTCTATGCCCTTGTGTCCGAGGACAGTAAGGAACAGGAGTTTGCATTACGTCGTCAGATGTTTCTGGTCGAACAAGGATATGAGTACAAAATCGTTCATGAATTGCAATGA